One Podarcis muralis chromosome 1, rPodMur119.hap1.1, whole genome shotgun sequence genomic window carries:
- the LOC114594588 gene encoding uncharacterized protein LOC114594588: MRERRFCLSLLAASCTIRLSLSPPSFLPSAGLLIRPHSWATRRRSSPRFSLQPSRPLYRDRYTLYVYICMKPRDAHPAPSFPGLFKRPTSLRHLARPPLRADPALAPSLARRCTHSHVLREPASPHPRIPRRRRLLSAAAPAPPSFLPSPFEAHPHGFGADQPRTRELGPSATGRPAALPAGQGGRNRASSSAEAPSLSQAPTGPGRRSLAPSLALTCYPRPPPFSSSSAAKQSCLLLPDNNSHLLRYLLSFPTSSLAGALAASAPVAGRYWWGFEPVKSSLRLVVSQYLIHTEALTPPLLSWFFFFFLSVQTARSGSCDRSEEMRSFRLRLPDKVPDAKCLALLGLVAQ, from the coding sequence ATGCGAGAGCGGCgcttctgcctctccctcctcGCCGCTTCCTGCACTAtccgcctctccctctctcctccttccttcctcccttccgcAGGGCTCCTCATCCGCCCGCATTCCTGGGCCACTCGCCGCAGATCCTCGCCCAGGTTCAGCCTCCAGCCCAGCCGACCAttatatagagatagatataccctgtatgtatatatatgtatgaagCCGAGAGACGCCCACCCGGCCCCTTCCTTTCCCGGGCTCTTCAAGCGCCCCACCTCCCTCCGGCACCTCGCCCGACCTCCCCTTCGAGCAGACCCCGCACTCGCACCTTCCCTTGCACGCCGCTGCACTCATTCACACGTACTCCGCGAGCCCGCTTCTCCCCATCCCCGgattccccgccgccgccgcctcttgaGCGCAGCAGCCCCCgcacctccttccttcctcccttcccctttcGAGGCTCACCCACACGGCTTCGGAGCCGACCAGCCCCGCACCCGGGAGCTCGGGCCTTCCGCCACAGGTCGCCCCGCCGCTCTCCCCGCCGGGCAGGGAGGAAGGAACCGCGCCTCGTCGTCCGCGGAAGCCCCTTCCCTCAGCCAAGCGCCTACCGGGCCCGGCCGCCGCTCGCTCGCTCCGTCGCTCGCTCTCACCTGCTACCCGCGGCCGCCTCCCTTCAGCTCCTCCTCAGCCGCCAAGCAGAGCTGCCTCCTACTCCCTGACAACAACTCCCACCTCCTTCGCtaccttctctccttccccacttCAAGCCTCGCGGGCGCATTGGCTGCTTCGGCCCCAGTCGCTGGTAGGTATTGGTGGGGATTTGAGCCCGTCAAGTCTTCGCTCCGCCTTGTCGTTTCGCAGTATTTGATTCACACCGAAGCATTGACGCCCCCACTTctttcctggtttttttttttttttttgtcggtCCAAACCGCAAGAAGCGGCAGCTGCGATAGGTCAGAAGAGATGCGATCATTCAGGCTCCGCCTTCCTGATAAAGTACCCGATGCAAAGTGCCTAGCCCTGCTTGGTTTGGTTGCACAGTAG